One genomic window of Amphiura filiformis chromosome 3, Afil_fr2py, whole genome shotgun sequence includes the following:
- the LOC140147349 gene encoding uncharacterized protein, producing the protein MTRLNQSSRTGVASKSPKPVPIVATPTKRKFESGGSYNEISSRRPVRGGRALTTKCTGSPKEEPRSKRARRASVVIEGRRTAISNKKTTGSSKRQHAKTSEISRRNFVNRSSRRKSTLKTPVTSAAPIEWSPSPTPNKIRRAEKNELRKRLEQVQKRLSFSGFDDDRIESNILTSSRRRRITSPNLTTPKKRKLESRGSYTEILPSSSHHARGSRALTRKRTASPKEKPKSKRARVIQDLMTRLDDVKASRPDTPPLSVPVRDKKPIKTRPRRPRRTCGEYQRKRSTGGTGVPKTVQQVARQLKRELAVSTPVISTMSLRNGKMKFSQS; encoded by the exons ATGACCCGATTGAATCAAA GTTCAAGGACAGGAGTTGCATCTAAATCGCCTAAACCAGTTCCTATTGTGGCCACGCCAACGAAAAGAAAATTTGAATCTGGCGGGAGTTACAATGAAATATCTAGTCGGCGCCCCGTCAGAGGGGGCCGTGCATTGACAACGAAATGTACTGGATCTCCTAAAGAAGAGCCCCGAAGTAAAAGAGCTCGCCGCGCTTCAGTTGTGATCGAG GGTCGGCGGACTGCAATTTCAAACAAGAAGACAACTGGTTCATCGAAACGTCAACACGCTAAAACGTCAGAGATCAGCAGAAGAAACTTTGTTAACCGCAGCAGTCGCAGAAAATCGACTTTAAAAACCCCAGTCACCTCGGCAGCTCCAATTGAATGGTCTCCATCACCTACACCGAACAAAATAAGACGAGCAGAGAAAAACGAGCTGCGAAAGAGACTGGAACAAGTTCAGAAAAGGTTGTCATTCTCCGGTTTTGACGACGATCGAATTGAATCAAAC ATTTTGACGAGTTCAAGGAGAAGACGTATCACATCACCCAATTTGACCACGCCAAAGAAAAGAAAACTTGAATCTCGCGGGAGTTACACTGAAATTCTGCCATCTAGTTCGCATCATGCCAGAGGGAGCCGTGCACTGACAAGGAAACGTACTGCATCGCCGAAAGAAAAGCCAAAGAGTAAAAGAGCTCGTGTAATCCAG GATCTTATGACGCGTCTGGACGATGTCAAAGCAAGCAGACCAGACACACCTCCATTATCCGTCCCGGTACGAGACAAGAAACCCATCAAGACACGTCCTCGTCGTCCACGACGGACATGTGGGGAATACCAACGGAAACGTTCAACTGGAGGGACGGGGGTACCAAAAACGGTTCAGCAGGTTGCACGACAACTGAAGAGAGAATTAGCAGTGTCCACGCCTGTGATTAGTACTATGAGCCTTCGGAATGGAAAGATGAAATTCTCACAATCATAA